TAGGGGATAATGTGTGTCTAATGCCCTCTGGTGATTTCAGATTGTACTCTTTAATTTCGTCATGAATGGAATGATCATTCATTTCAAATAAGCACTGCAAAAGACTGATGCATCTTTCAGGGGAGAGATCCTCTTTGTTGATCTCCTTAATGTACTGAGACATTTCCTTGATGCTGCCTGAACTGTTGTGTGTGCAGTCCAGGAAATCTTGCAAAAGTATCTGGTTGCTTTCCAGACAGATGCCCAAAAGGAAGCGTAGGAAAAGATCCAGGTGTCCATTTCTACTTTCCAACACTTTTGATATTGCGAGCTTCAGTAACCCTTCTAAGCAGATGAGTGAGCCGAGACTTCTTATCAGACAGCTGTATGAAACAAAGGCATGGAGTGCCGCCAGAAACTCCTGGATGCTCAAATGCACAAAACAAAAGACCTTCCTCTGGTGAAACATAGATTCTTCTTTGAAGATCTCAGTGCACATGCCAGAGTACTGTATGGCCTTATCAACATCAATGCCACAGTTTCTCAGGTCTTCCTCATAAAACATCAGATTGCCATTTTCCAGATTATTGTAAGCCAGTTCTGCCAGCTTCAGTATGATGTCACTCTGTGATTGCTTCTCTTCATTTGTCTCAGTTCCACTTTCATACTTTTGATTCATCCTGGTGGTCTGGATGAGCAAGAAGTGTATAAACATCTCAGTCAGAGTTTTGGGGATTTCCTGGGTGCTGTCCCGTTCCAGCATCTGTTGCAGCACAGTAGCTGCAATCCAACAGAAGACTGGGATGTGACACATGATGTGGAGACTCCTGGATGCCTTAATGTGTGCAATGATTCTATTAGCCTGATTCACATCACTGATTCTCTTCCTAAAGTACTCCTCTTTCTGTGGATCATTAAACCCTCGTACTTCTGTAAACTGGTCGATGAAACAAGCAGGAATTTGACTGCCCGCTGCAGGTCGTGAGGTTATCCAGATGAGTGCAGAGGGAAGCAGAGTTCCCTGAATGAGGCTTGATATTAGAACATCCAGTGGTGACGCTTGTTTTACATCAGATACCAGTAGATCTTCATGGAAATTTAGTGAAATTCGACTCTCATCCAAACCGTCAAAGATGAACACAATCTGACCGTTGGTGTATTCTTCACTGTTCAGCTTCTTCAGCTCAGGGTGGAAGTCAGTCAGTAGGTTTTGAAGACTATACACATCATCCCTGACTAAATTGAGCTCACGGAAAGACAGTGGGATTATAAAGTTTATATTGTGATTGGCTTCTCCATCTACCCAGTCAAGAATGAACTTCTGCACTGAGACTGTTTTTCCAATGCCAGCAACACCTTTGGTCATCACAGTTCTGATGTGCCTCTCCTGTCCAGGTAAGGGCTTGAAGATGTCATTGCAGTTGATTGGTGTGTCTTCTGTGGTTTGTGTTCTGGATGCTGACTCTACCTGCCAAACCTCATGTTCCTtattctccctttccctctctccctctgtgatgTAGAGCTCTATGTAGATCTCTTTGAGAAGTCTCTGGTCATCGGGCTTATTAATACATTCAGATATACCTTCAAACTTCCTCTTCAAAATGGCTTTATGATTCTGTTCAACGTCTCTTTGGACCCCATCGTCTGTTTTTCATCATTAGCAATAAACAAAGAAGTCTATTAGTATGTTTGAAAATACATCTTAATATTGCCTTTTATTTGTACAACCTTCAACAATCATGGACACTCCAGATACAAACATTTATTTGATAAATTGAAGTGCAATACTGTATGTCTAAGTACAAGGTTTTGTTGGATTGTGAcaatgattttatttatttgtatagatTATTTTGCTGGTATAAACTTCTAAGATATCAAACTTCTATTGTTCATGTTGATAATTTTGAATCTGAAATGGGGAGATAATGGtggtatttttattattattttggctGGGGTGCTTCATTAAATCAGATGGATGGATCTTCAGGAGTATTTTttagcatattctgtgttatagctatgaacacatacaatagctcaATTAAAAGGTGAGattttaagctctcggtgggtgcaaaccgtgtatttctacacacctctgttcctgagaaatcccaagctaaacagtggctagttttcatcaaaatcgctgttttttttctagaaatggagatataacgtctttcatgaaatatgaagtgttgcctgttacttacttgtgtaaactttccgggaagtaatcagcgagacctggcgagactgccacctagtgatagacccacgaaaatggcctggttttgatctgatgtgcatgcgtcactgattcgacccgaagcggcaaccgagttatgataaaatgtccagattgtgcattttcatgagtttcacgatcgtcatatattttatttccataaggtgtgttagagtgactagtttcgtaatttaaaaaaaaaagctaaaaacgtaatattacgtttttggcactcaacgcatgggaaggaaaaacgtaatattacgtttttggcccTCAATGATTTAATATCTCataaatcatcaggaattgacatgagttcatagtctgttATTCGTGACCTCATACATGGACAATACATCACCTAAAGCATTATGTACAGTGGGCACaacattatgaattatgattaaTTATGCAGGATAatgatgatttctttttctaCCAAAAATGTGGTCACCCCTGCTCAAATTCTCTGAACACATGTCATTATTCAtcactttagttgaggggccacagacatgatgaactcatgagcgattaattttaaattcatgtaatcatgatgatcatgctgatgaaatcataaatcataatgatgtatcCACCGTGCcgaatgctttagttgatgtgttgttcatgcatgaggtcaggAATGATAACTCATGtcaatttctgatgatttataaGATATAAAGGACTAAATTAATgtataaatcatgaattaattaatgcatgaattcatgataattcatgtatcCTTACTGTAAATTGTTACTCTTTGTTCAAATTTTGCTGTGTAGGTCTCCTAAAAGACTGGTGAGCAATATATGTATAATTTTTGTAAACGTTATAGTTTGAGATATTAACGAAAAACAAACGTATTTTTCCCCATTTCCCCCTTTGCATCAggcattatgacatcataaagtTTAACCTGTTCCAACTGCCAACTGTTCAACTTCCTTTTTCTCTCAGTATATCTCTCCATTCAACTAATAGAGATACAAGGCATCTTCCCTACAACTTTTTCTCCATTTATCTACTTCAAACCATTCATCCATCCGTTAAACTatcaatctgcctatcaacattcattaaacacTGTCTATCAACATGCATTAAACTAACTATCAGCATCAATTAAACTATATGCCTGTAAACATTTATTAAACCATCCGTCAATCAACATTCTTTCTTCAGGAAGTTCCTAACCTAGGGAGTGGGAATTTTCAGATGGGGGTGGGTAGTCAGCACCCTATATGGCTCTGGGGGTAGTAATACTCAAATGTCTCTTGTGACGTCTCAATAAGGGAAATTTCTGACAAGCTCACAGAACAACATTAATTAGCTTGTAGTAGTATGACACCAAAACTTCTTCATGCCATTTTAACTGTAGACATATACAAATAATTATTAAATGTATGATTACCTAAATGGAAGTTATTTAACATAATCAACCCTGCATAATAAAATGACCTCCCATCAAATAGTTATGGCCATACAAAGTTCCTTCATTGCATTTTTGCAAAAGTAAAAACATCAGGGAACCCTCACCTATATTTGTCCTAATGACTTGTGTATGTTGAGAGTGCCGCTGTTTGCAGGTTTCCACAGGACGCTGTAGAGAAGGTTGTGTTCTGCATGTCTTCCCACACTGGGGACAGGCTTGGTCTCCTAGTAGTCCAGGCTGCTCCCAGTGACTGCTGATGCACTGCCTGCAGAAACTGATTCAGTGTAAGGTTGtgttactagggctgtcaaaataactgataaatttcgattaattaatttgagaaaaattaactaattaaaaaaaataatgcagattaatcgattccgtatgacctttgaccccgagccattgtagtcagtaaccattaaactgtaaaaagaaggagagagaagaaaatgtgctgcctagatcattgattggaacatttacttttaaaaaaacggcctgatggtgttgattaaaataaagtcctctgcagtgtctgcagcaaggaatttgcatatcactggagttcatcaactctaaagtcgcacatcaatgcaaagaaatagtgttgacattgaggggagtgttaattatCTAGGCTAGGTTATATCTGTAGCCTGAAATACCTTGTAtatgaaaaaaaacttcttcccgaagcatttttgaatttatttcctcagcatattaggtcatatcatagattattatggccattattaaaataataataaaaaagtttttgaactttaatgtcactaatactgattattcaatgattaatttgaatttaaatatttaaaatactttcacagcaaatattatatatgtgattaatttagattaattaatcacagagtatgtaattaattagattattttttttaatcgattgacagccctagtaaacACTAATGAGCCACTGTTCACCTGACCTCTGTCTGCCCAGGGAACTATTGAGCATAAACGCACAAAAAATGGCTGGCGTAGTCTATGGCTTGTGGCAAACACATGCAACCACATTTTGAACCAGAAGAACAGCTAGTGGAACTGACTTTGTATTATTCACATGATGTATTCTTCAACATGATGTTTCAAAAATGTTAGCCTAGTTGATGAATAGCTGCTTATGTAATATTTTGCCCCTGCCCCCGCCCTAAAGTCAACATTATTAAGATACAAACATGTAAGTTAAATTacccatctgaaaatgtactcaagtaaaagtgtgtgtggggggggggggtagataTATGTGATCTACTTTAAGCTTGAGCAAAAGTTGATTTTCCAATTTAGTTTCACTCATCCTTGGTCGCTTTGCAGTAGGCCCGGAGTGGGTAttcgggagaatcgggagaattcccggtgggccgcttcacttctgggccggtcgagggaaaaatattgacatttgccacgttaatctatcttctcttaaagttggctacacacgttcgcattctatgcctaacaccgcagcctttgcatgggttgttctccccttccaagaagagttaattggttgggtccattTAGCctgttttttctaaaaaaaaattctcatttaccagccgggccggccttaagcgtcagggaggatgggtggtagaaagaggccatgagggactgaaaaaaaaaggtaaaaaatacgaaaagtattggaggaaaatgctgccaaatATGCCAAGCTTCCAGCTTTTGTTTTGAAGAAGaagacataagtggcaactgttaaagagagatagccttaTATTATAGCGGCATAATTATTGGGCTAATAGGCCTAtggacgttgtagcgttgtcaacctattcgcaagcaacatatta
This window of the Alosa alosa isolate M-15738 ecotype Scorff River chromosome 7, AALO_Geno_1.1, whole genome shotgun sequence genome carries:
- the LOC125298396 gene encoding NACHT, LRR and PYD domains-containing protein 12-like isoform X1, encoding MSVSQETEEATGHSETLTPESSLPTENDKDMDDYVSAHTDAGLSSLQMKRIPSPVPSHMSVNTNRSMSPHPPHFSNESAPSSPNLQMKRIPSPVPSHMSVNTNRSMSPHPHFSNESAPSSPNLQMKRIPSPVPSHMSVKTNRSMSPHPHFSNESAPSSPNFCRQCISSHWEQPGLLGDQACPQCGKTCRTQPSLQRPVETCKQRHSQHTQVIRTNIDDGVQRDVEQNHKAILKRKFEGISECINKPDDQRLLKEIYIELYITEGERERENKEHEVWQVESASRTQTTEDTPINCNDIFKPLPGQERHIRTVMTKGVAGIGKTVSVQKFILDWVDGEANHNINFIIPLSFRELNLVRDDVYSLQNLLTDFHPELKKLNSEEYTNGQIVFIFDGLDESRISLNFHEDLLVSDVKQASPLDVLISSLIQGTLLPSALIWITSRPAAGSQIPACFIDQFTEVRGFNDPQKEEYFRKRISDVNQANRIIAHIKASRSLHIMCHIPVFCWIAATVLQQMLERDSTQEIPKTLTEMFIHFLLIQTTRMNQKYESGTETNEEKQSQSDIILKLAELAYNNLENGNLMFYEEDLRNCGIDVDKAIQYSGMCTEIFKEESMFHQRKVFCFVHLSIQEFLAALHAFVSYSCLIRSLGSLICLEGLLKLAISKVLESRNGHLDLFLRFLLGICLESNQILLQDFLDCTHNSSGSIKEMSQYIKEINKEDLSPERCISLLQCLFEMNDHSIHDEIKEYNLKSPEGIRHTLSPTHCSALAQMLLMSEEVLDDFDLKRYNTSDEGRRRLLPVLSCFRTAHLDGCKLSGISCETVTRSLQSPNSLMQLDLSHNAIGDSGVQLLSAGLTSPHCKLQILRLANCNISGKSCEILLQPGYSLIEVDLSHNDLEDPAIHHLSKGLVSPDSKLEILRLSGCLISKEGCSYLASALTSNHSSLKELDLSYNHLGESGQKLLSARLEDPDCELKTLKMDHCAEMRLRPGVQKYACDLSLDPNTAHRDLCLSEENRKVVYVTEKLDYPDNTERFDCWPQVLCREGLSGRCYWEAEWSGNGADVAVAYKSMQRKEGDNASMLGYNNKSWNLECSNGKYTVKHNNENTDIPAPSSCSNRVGVYLDWPAGILSFYSISSNTHTHLHTVHSTFVEPLYPGFYVWPDSPVSLCQIT
- the LOC125298396 gene encoding NACHT, LRR and PYD domains-containing protein 12-like isoform X3, translating into MSVSQETEEATGHSETLTPESSLPTENDKDMDDYVSAHTDAGLSSLQMKRIPSPVPSHMSVNTNRSMSPHPPHFSNESAPSSPNLQMKRIPSPVPSHMSVNTNRSMSPHPHFSNESAPSSPNLQMKRIPSPVPSHMSVKTNRSMSPHPHFSNESAPSSPKQCISSHWEQPGLLGDQACPQCGKTCRTQPSLQRPVETCKQRHSQHTQVIRTNIDDGVQRDVEQNHKAILKRKFEGISECINKPDDQRLLKEIYIELYITEGERERENKEHEVWQVESASRTQTTEDTPINCNDIFKPLPGQERHIRTVMTKGVAGIGKTVSVQKFILDWVDGEANHNINFIIPLSFRELNLVRDDVYSLQNLLTDFHPELKKLNSEEYTNGQIVFIFDGLDESRISLNFHEDLLVSDVKQASPLDVLISSLIQGTLLPSALIWITSRPAAGSQIPACFIDQFTEVRGFNDPQKEEYFRKRISDVNQANRIIAHIKASRSLHIMCHIPVFCWIAATVLQQMLERDSTQEIPKTLTEMFIHFLLIQTTRMNQKYESGTETNEEKQSQSDIILKLAELAYNNLENGNLMFYEEDLRNCGIDVDKAIQYSGMCTEIFKEESMFHQRKVFCFVHLSIQEFLAALHAFVSYSCLIRSLGSLICLEGLLKLAISKVLESRNGHLDLFLRFLLGICLESNQILLQDFLDCTHNSSGSIKEMSQYIKEINKEDLSPERCISLLQCLFEMNDHSIHDEIKEYNLKSPEGIRHTLSPTHCSALAQMLLMSEEVLDDFDLKRYNTSDEGRRRLLPVLSCFRTAHLDGCKLSGISCETVTRSLQSPNSLMQLDLSHNAIGDSGVQLLSAGLTSPHCKLQILRLANCNISGKSCEILLQPGYSLIEVDLSHNDLEDPAIHHLSKGLVSPDSKLEILRLSGCLISKEGCSYLASALTSNHSSLKELDLSYNHLGESGQKLLSARLEDPDCELKTLKMDHCAEMRLRPGVQKYACDLSLDPNTAHRDLCLSEENRKVVYVTEKLDYPDNTERFDCWPQVLCREGLSGRCYWEAEWSGNGADVAVAYKSMQRKEGDNASMLGYNNKSWNLECSNGKYTVKHNNENTDIPAPSSCSNRVGVYLDWPAGILSFYSISSNTHTHLHTVHSTFVEPLYPGFYVWPDSPVSLCQIT
- the LOC125298396 gene encoding NACHT, LRR and PYD domains-containing protein 12-like isoform X2, whose translation is MSVSQETEEATGHSETLTPESSLPTENDKDMDDYVSAHTDAGLQMKRIPSPVPSHMSVNTNRSMSPHPPHFSNESAPSSPNLQMKRIPSPVPSHMSVNTNRSMSPHPHFSNESAPSSPNLQMKRIPSPVPSHMSVKTNRSMSPHPHFSNESAPSSPNFCRQCISSHWEQPGLLGDQACPQCGKTCRTQPSLQRPVETCKQRHSQHTQVIRTNIDDGVQRDVEQNHKAILKRKFEGISECINKPDDQRLLKEIYIELYITEGERERENKEHEVWQVESASRTQTTEDTPINCNDIFKPLPGQERHIRTVMTKGVAGIGKTVSVQKFILDWVDGEANHNINFIIPLSFRELNLVRDDVYSLQNLLTDFHPELKKLNSEEYTNGQIVFIFDGLDESRISLNFHEDLLVSDVKQASPLDVLISSLIQGTLLPSALIWITSRPAAGSQIPACFIDQFTEVRGFNDPQKEEYFRKRISDVNQANRIIAHIKASRSLHIMCHIPVFCWIAATVLQQMLERDSTQEIPKTLTEMFIHFLLIQTTRMNQKYESGTETNEEKQSQSDIILKLAELAYNNLENGNLMFYEEDLRNCGIDVDKAIQYSGMCTEIFKEESMFHQRKVFCFVHLSIQEFLAALHAFVSYSCLIRSLGSLICLEGLLKLAISKVLESRNGHLDLFLRFLLGICLESNQILLQDFLDCTHNSSGSIKEMSQYIKEINKEDLSPERCISLLQCLFEMNDHSIHDEIKEYNLKSPEGIRHTLSPTHCSALAQMLLMSEEVLDDFDLKRYNTSDEGRRRLLPVLSCFRTAHLDGCKLSGISCETVTRSLQSPNSLMQLDLSHNAIGDSGVQLLSAGLTSPHCKLQILRLANCNISGKSCEILLQPGYSLIEVDLSHNDLEDPAIHHLSKGLVSPDSKLEILRLSGCLISKEGCSYLASALTSNHSSLKELDLSYNHLGESGQKLLSARLEDPDCELKTLKMDHCAEMRLRPGVQKYACDLSLDPNTAHRDLCLSEENRKVVYVTEKLDYPDNTERFDCWPQVLCREGLSGRCYWEAEWSGNGADVAVAYKSMQRKEGDNASMLGYNNKSWNLECSNGKYTVKHNNENTDIPAPSSCSNRVGVYLDWPAGILSFYSISSNTHTHLHTVHSTFVEPLYPGFYVWPDSPVSLCQIT
- the LOC125298396 gene encoding NACHT, LRR and PYD domains-containing protein 12-like isoform X4, which translates into the protein MSVSQETEEATGHSETLTPESSLPTENDKDMDDYVSAHTDAGLSSLQMKRIPSPVPSHMSVNTNRSMSPHPPHFSNESAPSSPNFCRQCISSHWEQPGLLGDQACPQCGKTCRTQPSLQRPVETCKQRHSQHTQVIRTNIDDGVQRDVEQNHKAILKRKFEGISECINKPDDQRLLKEIYIELYITEGERERENKEHEVWQVESASRTQTTEDTPINCNDIFKPLPGQERHIRTVMTKGVAGIGKTVSVQKFILDWVDGEANHNINFIIPLSFRELNLVRDDVYSLQNLLTDFHPELKKLNSEEYTNGQIVFIFDGLDESRISLNFHEDLLVSDVKQASPLDVLISSLIQGTLLPSALIWITSRPAAGSQIPACFIDQFTEVRGFNDPQKEEYFRKRISDVNQANRIIAHIKASRSLHIMCHIPVFCWIAATVLQQMLERDSTQEIPKTLTEMFIHFLLIQTTRMNQKYESGTETNEEKQSQSDIILKLAELAYNNLENGNLMFYEEDLRNCGIDVDKAIQYSGMCTEIFKEESMFHQRKVFCFVHLSIQEFLAALHAFVSYSCLIRSLGSLICLEGLLKLAISKVLESRNGHLDLFLRFLLGICLESNQILLQDFLDCTHNSSGSIKEMSQYIKEINKEDLSPERCISLLQCLFEMNDHSIHDEIKEYNLKSPEGIRHTLSPTHCSALAQMLLMSEEVLDDFDLKRYNTSDEGRRRLLPVLSCFRTAHLDGCKLSGISCETVTRSLQSPNSLMQLDLSHNAIGDSGVQLLSAGLTSPHCKLQILRLANCNISGKSCEILLQPGYSLIEVDLSHNDLEDPAIHHLSKGLVSPDSKLEILRLSGCLISKEGCSYLASALTSNHSSLKELDLSYNHLGESGQKLLSARLEDPDCELKTLKMDHCAEMRLRPGVQKYACDLSLDPNTAHRDLCLSEENRKVVYVTEKLDYPDNTERFDCWPQVLCREGLSGRCYWEAEWSGNGADVAVAYKSMQRKEGDNASMLGYNNKSWNLECSNGKYTVKHNNENTDIPAPSSCSNRVGVYLDWPAGILSFYSISSNTHTHLHTVHSTFVEPLYPGFYVWPDSPVSLCQIT